The sequence ACTCTTGGAACATAGTTTTGTGTTGCCTTTGGTGGCTTGAGATTCCCATAAGTCATCAAGAACAGATGTGGAAACGTTGTCCCAAAGTAAGCCCCATCAATGTCTATTCATTATTTTAAGGAAAACCCAACAAAGATCAACAACTGCTGCACATACACAAACTCAAAAAAAGATGATTGCTTATGCACAAGAATCAAACATCAGACATCTATATCGGTATGTTTTCAGAACCTGCATTTATAGATTTGTATCAGGATTGAAGAAGTGAAAGTGTGGGGAAAAAAAAAGGATACTGCCTTGATACTTTGATCGGGGGTAGTAAATGTCTTGGCATTTAGGGCAATATATCTTCACCGTGCTTGATCGAGGCAAATCCGATTGACCAACAGGAAGACAAGGTTGTCCACAGCAATAAACTCTAGGACACCTTCCAAAGTCGTAGTTTTTGTATTTATCTAACTGTAAGGATAAAAAACAATACATGAATCTTTTATGAGATGTTTAAAATAAGCAAATGGAGTACAAAAAGGTTTCTTCTTGTTACTACCATTGCAGCCAACCCTTTGGTTGTCAAAATGTAGCGAGCGTGAATAAGTCCATAAAGCATCTCAGCAGCTGACTCGATCAACTCATTCTGTTCCTCTGTAAACATCTCTCCTGTTGTTACCGACCCAATCCCAAATCATACATTCACGAGAACATAAACCTAAAGGGGAACCAAGCATTTTAACTTACCATGAGAAGATTCAACATCCAAAATCAAATCAAGAGCGTACTCGTAGTACGGGACTACACTGCTGAGACCACACAAGTTGAAGTCATCTTGGATGTAATCATCATCAACCTCGCAGAAGAACTCGTTCCCCCTAAGATTGCAGAACCAAGATACCCATGAGGTGTCTGAACCACTGACATCAGATTCTTCTTCACTGTCTGTGTCTGATTCATCTACCACCAATAAAGTACCAGGACAAGTGCACACAAACAGTTTCATCAGTTACAGCTAATGAACACAAGTGAAACAGCCAAATATCTCTACAATAAATAATAAGGCCTTTTGTTTGATTCAGTTATGTAAAGGCGTTTTGTTTAATTCATAATTAGATTACCAAATAATAACATTCATTGATTCGCAGATCAGGAGACACATATCTTATTCTAAGTTAAGTCTAAAAGAAAAACGAAACTAACCGTCTGAAACGTTATTCTTGGAGAGAGAAGCAGAACGCGAATCCCTATGGTCATGCGGTTGCTTCACGGAGTGAGCCGACGCCGTAACGGTTCCTTTTCCTTTTCCGTTAACTTGAAGAGACGTGGACGGAGAAGGCCGTTCGACAGCTTGGTTGATCCGTTTGCGATCTACAACCTCCGGTCTCGAACCAACCGTCCCTCTCTCTCTATACATGCTTGGAAAAATCTCTAACGAATCTTTCTCTGTATATAAAACTTTCAGATGCAGCTATTGTACAACTTCACCGGCGATTCATGCCTGGTTAAAATTGAGCTCTAGGGTTTTGAAATGAAAgctttttctttcttcctttCTTTTCTCGAATCTTTGTTGTATTTTTCTGTTTCGCAAGTTGTCCTCTGTTTGGTAcagagaaatattttttttctaccaAATTTAACCGTTGGATTTGTGAAAAACTGAAAACAAATACTTCTTTAAAAGAGGGGTAAAATAGGAAATAGAGGaataaagttttattatattccTGGGGACGAGGGGGAGGAAGTGGAGCGGTGAATCGGCAGCCACTCAGAGAGAAAGTGGGATACATGGAGTTCAAGTCGAGCCACTATCTGCTGGTTCACCACGTGGCAGTTCTTTACACGACGCTCGTAAACTACTCTCCGTGGCCCACATATATGTTTTTGCGTttgcaaattaaaaaaaaaaaaaagacataagtaaagaacaaaacaaattcGGCAAGAACATCTAAATATCTTTTACCAAAAGAATATTCAATTTCTATCATTCGGTCACTTTCTCTAAAGAATCAGTCCATCAATTTACCATTCTACTCTTCCACTATATATTCTTTTGTGATGAACAAAAACACtatcaatttttattacatttattTTCATGGGAATCTCAAGCCTGCATCTTCACATTGACTAAAAACACACACtcaattcaaacaaaatacttctcgaccaacgaaaaaaaaaaaaacagtaaagaATATACATAGGGAGATTTGAAGACTCTCAACCAAAACCACACACGCAAATGTTATTGTTTTGGTGTTTGGACTTTTTCCTAACCTTGCCTACCAAAGATGAAACCACTCTCTTTATCATAAGATACTGATACTGTCGCTATCTAATACCAACAATCAGTATTTTCTTCGATAAAGAAAGAGTGAGGAGAGATCACATCTTACAAAGAGCAGGTGTCCATTAGTCATCACCAAAGTACTTCTCTTCAGCGTCAAGGCCAACCTCTCGTAGCCAATGATCATCAAGATTCTCGTCATTGTCTATCTTTGTGTAATCCAAATGCTCATGATCTTCTCCTGATAAGAACTTCTGCTGCATGATTGATGTGAACTGATCCATCATCTCTTGCATCTCCTCCGGCGGTAAACCTGTTCCCTGCTTGTTCTCTGCTCTACCAGCCTGAAAATAATCGAAGGAGCTAAAATGTAAAAGAGGGTTTTGCAACACAATTGAATAAACCCAACATACACAGCaagaaacaagttacctccgCAAGGCTTGAGCTGGCTACTATCGGcttttcctcctcttcttcttcgtcttctgtTTCCACTTCCTCTTGTTCTGATTCCTCTTCTGACTCCTCCATCTTCTCATTACCAACCCAATCACACTCAGCAACACCTAACCTCTGCTGCTCTTCTCTAATCCTAGAAACCAACGCAGCCTCCTCTGCCCGTCTCATCAACGTCTCTGACCAACGTTCTCCAGGCCTAGCCATGTTCCTACCCATCGAATCCTGAAACTTCCCAACATACTCGTGGTGTAGATAAGGCTCTCTGTCCCTCATAGCATCCTCAGAGAAATACTGTCCTTCTGATACAAGCTTGTTCAAGTAAGCCAGTCTCCTATTCCTAACAGCTACGGATCTTGATTTCAGCTCCTCTGAGGTCGGACTTATTTTCTTCCTCAGGTTCTTCAAGTGCCAATCAACCTCGTAGTCATGTTTCAAAGCATCAAACTCGAGCAATTCGTCTACACTCAGCTGTGATCCATAACGCTCTGAGATCAAATAAAAAAGGATAAAACTCAGGCAATTCATCTAAGTTCAACTGTGATCTACAAACGCTCTGAACAAAAGCAAACAACCAAAACTGCATTAGGGTTTATTCAGTCTAAAATCGCGTAACGAAGTCGACAATGATATTTCAAGGACGATGAATACATACGATTCCGCATCTATATGAAGAAGTTCGTGTTGCAATCGAGGGTTTACCAAGGAAAACGGCGGGATCACGACGGAGAAGGTCTAGGAGGATGGATTTGCGTTGGTCGGAAGATGCAGTGGTTGATTGGACGGCACGTGGGAAGTATAGGCCTTCGAGAGTGGAAAGCCTCGCCGCGATATCTTCAGCCGCCGCGTCTTTCATATTCTTCTCTCCCGTTACGGTTGCTTCTCCTCTCCACCGGAATCTACCTATAACCTGTAATTTTCGCACTCAAGTGCTGGCTGGTCTCCTGAGAAGACTTTGGCGGTGATAATTTGGTACCTAAAAGATTAGGCCCGTTGGGCTTCCTCGCTCCTACCTCGTTTCTGTATCACGAATTTTATTTTTCGATGGTTATCACTTATCACTAGGTGGATGGATCTATCTATCTATAGATTCTATACTAAGTAAATTTTCAGAATCGAGCTCTCACTTTAAAAGTTAGACTGGTTAATATTGTTGTTAtccttaataaatttttatatataataatttaattaaaaacgaattttatattaataatattaaatttctaaaaagataattctcatatatttttgttgttatcttgaaataatattttatatttctaaaaaataggataatacttatatattgtgttgttatctttaaataatatttttatcataaaaattaagatataaaacaatatataatctatattattatttgcgaATTAAAATTTTCGCattcgagctctcacgttaaaagtcagagcggttaatatatatattaactttaaTGAAtagttataattatataaatacttattttcataattattgtTAACAAAACATAATTTAACTATGTATAATTGATTACATGTTATTTTGATAGGTATTTAGTGGGCAACTTGATAATTACACGTTATACTAAATAAGATAAAGAGTTCTACTAATTCAAAACAGTAAAATAAAGGGGAAATTTttacaaataccacattcatagtaccattttttatgtttacactAACTATTTTTACCCTCAATTTTAATGaaaggtaaaatacaattatacccttagggttaactaatctagacttagggtttagagttgaggggtagGGTAGagtttttgaaatgtgaaatttataattctaataaatatataaatattaaaaaaatatataaaaaattttaaaaaatagtttcaaacataattttcgtttttcaaaaataaaatttgaaaaaaaaataaaaaaaaattcaaaaaaaaaattttctataaaaaagttcgaatttgaaaaagtataattcgaaaacataaatttcttttttttttataattttttataattttttttatttaaataatgatttattatatatataaataacaagggcataagagtcttttccCACTTAGTaaagaaggtatttttgaaaatgtctcataaGTGgtagtaaaaatgaaaagtggtaccaagaaagtggtaaacatgtaattttccctAAAATAAACctgtaaaattaaatttatcagataaatatgtgtttatatTTATCAATTAAACTAAAGAAATATTAACCTTATCTCAATTTACTtatgtttttcagtttttacaAAGTTATcctaaaattttagttttaaatttatttatttttctttgtatttattttggttttgtgttttcaatttgtttttgatAGTTTCATCCATGTTGCTGGTTCGAAGAggtaaaaataattgaaagagAATAAAGTTTATCTTTATAATCTATTTCATTGCGTGAGATGATTGATAGGTGAGGTAAAAATAACTGAACGAGCAGAAAGTTTATCTTTTTAATCTACTTCATTGTGTGAGATGATTGATAGGTGATTTCTCATAGTTTTTTAGATTCCATTGATATTCAAGAAGATGAAaatttgaccccaaaaaaaaagcaaacgAAAATTgtgactaaaaatataaaaataatttagcaTGATAgtcttttaaatttatagtcATATATTAATATGTATTTGTAAAATGATCATGTCCGCATGTGCGGGCCAAACACCTAGTTAAATATTaatgaagaaaaaatatttgtaatcgaactctcacgttaaaagttagactgGTTAATGTCGTTGTTACCCTtagtaaatttttatatatgataatttaattaaaaacgaattttatattaataatattaaatttctaaaaagaaaattctcatacattttgttgttatcttgaaataatattttatatttctaaaaaataagataatacttatatattgtgttgttatctttaaatattatttttattataaaaattaagatataaaccaatatataattaaatattaatgaagaaaaaacatttgtataaaaatatagtcTAAAACATTTCTAATATATGAGTGTTTTGAAAATTCAACACAATAATTAGTatacattttttaaagaaattttttgtcatatataaattattttatgtttggtATAAacttgttaaaaatataaataataacttaacatACTGTTTTTGaatcaacaaaatataaaacaataaatatctATAAGAAGATTATGCCCACATATGCGGGAAAGACACCTAGTTTATCAGTAAAACATAACATATTTAgcattacaaaattttattttttgattgtTATCGGTAGTTCTGAATCGTTTATGTGTGAGAAGATTCGCTTCTTCGAAAGCTTGTTTCCGTTGGTGATATGAACCCATGAGGACTGTCATCTTGAGAACATGGCTTTCTTGTTAAGAATtgcttttaccaaaaaaaaaaaaaaaaaaaaagaattacatcGTCCGCTCGATTATCTTTATGTGCAGTGACCAACAAATTTGTATTGCCCAAATAAGAGAAATGCTTTCGGCTTGGCTTCTTTTATTAAATGTCGTCCTTTAAATTGAGAGTGCATTACCCATTAAGACACATTTTCACTTTCTTTACACTAGAAGGCACATCTTGTCTGTGGGGGACACTTTCACAGACTCCAAGAGACTATCTGGACAAAATTGCCCTCCTGTCAAGCCAAAAGAAAGTAACAAGTACGGTTGGAGTTTGTTGATAATTAAGATGACTAGTTAGGAACTTAGGATTATAGTTAGCCTAAGGAGACAATCGTTGGGTTTGTTTAACTTTTTGAAAAGGCAATACATAGATTCAacgagaaaacaaaaaaaaaaatagtgtagtTAGCTATTTTTTAGGTCATTACTTTATATTCCCttgtttttatattagttttttctcaaaatttaagatatattaaaaaaatatatattgttataataaattatatattttttgctctatattttaacatccattttcatatatatatttaacctttatacaaaataaatatgtgGACATGGATGAAAAGTATGAACGAACAAAATGTGGACATATATAAAGAGAAAACAATGACGAAGATGTAGATTTGGAAGTGAAATGCTTAGTCCTTGGTAAACTCATAACAGGTAGCCAAGTTGATACCtaaaataagcaaaaaaaaaaaaaagagctcaTGTATGGATAGTATGATAAATATTAATAGTGTGGATATGGATGGAAAACTAGAGACGAACGAGTTGTGGATATCAGATTTGTGGagacatattttgttattttaatgaGTATGTTAGTCCTTTGTGTCATAAACGAGTTGTAGATATCAGATTTATGGACATATATCTTGCTATTTTAGTGAGTAAATTAGCATTTTTGTGTTGGTTTTGTCCTTCGATAAGAGAGCTGTGTTCATGATTTCGTGgataaagttttttaaaaaaattgaatgatgatgataactaatttaatcaatttaaagaagaaacaaaaaaacaaaatctgagTGTTTGTGACTGATATTTTACTGTTTTAATGAGTTTTATCGTTTTTTTAgcttattatattattttagaatgtATTTAGAAGTTTTGTATGCATATATTTATTCATTTGCATTTGACttgttatagaaaaaaatactgAGAGAAAGGGTAGAAACGACAAATAACACAACAAATGTGTGTTTCAGGCAAGATGTGCCTTTTCATGTAATTCAAAAGTCAAAATGTGTCCTaaagtgtaaatttttcttaaattgACCCATTCCACATTCTCAAAATGCCACATTACATGTGCATGTCCTTTTTAATCATCCAGTCCATTGTTAAATCCTAAAATTCACTCAGAAATACGATATGTTTCGATGATTTGTTAAACAAGTTATCTAAAATGAAAAGTTTGAGCTATGATCAACTATTGAAAATGGATGTTTTATTAATGATAATATTGAGAGTAAACTATGAATACAAAGGATATCTCAAAACA comes from Brassica rapa cultivar Chiifu-401-42 chromosome A02, CAAS_Brap_v3.01, whole genome shotgun sequence and encodes:
- the LOC103853778 gene encoding casein kinase II subunit beta-1 isoform X2, with the translated sequence MYRERGTVGSRPEVVDRKRINQAVERPSPSTSLQVNGKGKGTVTASAHSVKQPHDHRDSRSASLSKNNVSDDESDTDSEEESDVSGSDTSWVSWFCNLRGNEFFCEVDDDYIQDDFNLCGLSSVVPYYEYALDLILDVESSHEEQNELIESAAEMLYGLIHARYILTTKGLAAMLDKYKNYDFGRCPRVYCCGQPCLPVGQSDLPRSSTVKIYCPKCQDIYYPRSKYQGNIDGAYFGTTFPHLFLMTYGNLKPPKATQNYVPRVFGFKLHKP
- the LOC103853778 gene encoding casein kinase II subunit beta-1 isoform X1 produces the protein MYRERGTVGSRPEVVDRKRINQAVERPSPSTSLQVNGKGKGTVTASAHSVKQPHDHRDSRSASLSKNNVSDDESDTDSEEESDVSGSDTSWVSWFCNLRGNEFFCEVDDDYIQDDFNLCGLSSVVPYYEYALDLILDVESSHGEMFTEEQNELIESAAEMLYGLIHARYILTTKGLAAMLDKYKNYDFGRCPRVYCCGQPCLPVGQSDLPRSSTVKIYCPKCQDIYYPRSKYQGNIDGAYFGTTFPHLFLMTYGNLKPPKATQNYVPRVFGFKLHKP
- the LOC103853779 gene encoding coiled-coil domain-containing protein 97; its protein translation is MKDAAAEDIAARLSTLEGLYFPRAVQSTTASSDQRKSILLDLLRRDPAVFLERYGSQLSVDELLEFDALKHDYEVDWHLKNLRKKISPTSEELKSRSVAVRNRRLAYLNKLVSEGQYFSEDAMRDREPYLHHEYVGKFQDSMGRNMARPGERWSETLMRRAEEAALVSRIREEQQRLGVAECDWVGNEKMEESEEESEQEEVETEDEEEEEEKPIVASSSLAEAGRAENKQGTGLPPEEMQEMMDQFTSIMQQKFLSGEDHEHLDYTKIDNDENLDDHWLREVGLDAEEKYFGDD